In Fusarium oxysporum f. sp. lycopersici 4287 chromosome 6, whole genome shotgun sequence, a single window of DNA contains:
- a CDS encoding serine/threonine protein kinase (At least one base has a quality score < 10) — translation MESLEFPSYHDQSDGDCESFKSANSKILEDALDDTEMRYEGAIEDCHYSDSATSNVSDHPLPIRQVSSYPASYVQISDVDGDPLRRKAVVADLLCTGPILSLAQNIGAWTNPIWLGNSAALRIDQLSKGVAGTIAVSELTEQMRQCLDLQDRSCKAVVFKRIRDREESIPDTYDRRKRHQEFLREALILCHSPIKDHQHIVRLHAIFFEQDGENHNMSWPVMVQEYATEGTLSDFILNRPSVSFQILQPLLRDIAYALFHLHHACLIAHGDIKPDNIYILWDSEKRKLSAKLGGFQSARYGQNLEDRLQLPRGTHPWAAPECHRNGDNLVPLSDIMSADIYSYVLVVFGAAIEGPDVLFWSRNLRGRLGGDGQQDLVEQERYSAELTFLLSQNARQGVDRLEIHKLLQFGLAIDPRNRDGRSIMAIMLETDQTIEEGELFRSPIPPFDSVQACASVQRLETYPICVQNNVIHEWEIMAQERPINKQLALQIANALLNGCGNYTDAERSTKAYNWLDHTHVHACFDGNVREALWPEEAALDGEGLLDALRSCALTGDPYALIELRARLDLPSSSRGQSATESINLDEPEYEMGVIKEIAHSLPAYDSQGGDCIYRIVYTLARHGRDDDAIWLLNEVEGQIVEWKTALHFAISRNNIPAVESLLKRPGLNPYKWYDPRTTNGPTYSAFCLAVQLNLVDVMRMIVERYPLWPALTASHSVDGCSVSVCHCCDPNCVDPATVNGENYLMAALDPGLRVDRMRIHGSRYQDAMNETVKLLHEMGVRMWPKPTGSWAGRSDVIDIAAECSYPWLLTFIFSYPELFPCLKRSIQPQVTKYPLWKAVLRGNLSVVRVLLQHNATEVLKGEVNGFSFPTPLLPPPATETWLCVEEICMAGVDLSLRDSYGRTALELAILEGFFSMADRLV, via the exons ATGGAATCACTCGAATTTCCCTCCTACCACGACCAGAGCGACGGCGATTGCGAAAGCTTTAAGTCAGCAAACAGCAAGATTCTGGAAGATGCTCTAGATGACACG GAGATGAGATATGAAGGCGCCATCGAAGATTGCCACTATTCGGACTCGGCAACTTCAAATGTGTCCGACCATCCTCTGCCTATCAGGCAAGTCTCTTCGTACCCTGCATCATATGTCCAAATTTCCGATGTAGATGGCGATCCGCTTCGACGGAAGGCCGTCGTTGCCGATCTGTTGTGTACTGGACCAATCCTCAGTCTCGCCCAAAACATCGGCGCCTGGACAAACCCGATATGGCTCGGAAATAGTGCCGCACTTCGCATTGATCAGTTAAGTAAAGGAGTGGCGGGTACGATAGCAGTATCAGAGCTCACGGAGCAGATGAGGCAATGCCTCGACCTACAGGACAGAAGCTGCAAGGCTGTAGTTTTCAAACGCATTCGTGATAGAGAAGAATCTATCCCAGACACGTATGACCGTCGCAAGAGGCATCAGGAATTCCTCCGTGAGGCCCTCATCCTCTGTCACTCGCCTATCAAAGACCACCAACATATCGTACGGCTGCACGCGATTTTTTTCGAACAAGATGGAGAGAACCACAACATGTCATGGCCGGTGATGGTTCAGGAGTATGCTACTGAAGGAACTTTATCTGACTTCATCTTAAATCGGCCAAGCGTCAGCTTCCAGATTCTGCAGCCACTGCTTCGCGACATAGCTTATGCCCTCTTCCACTTACACCATGCTTGCTTGATAGCACATGGTGATATCAAGCCGGATAATATCTACATCTTGTGGGATAGCGAGAAGCGAAAACTCAGTGCGAAGCTTGGCGGTTTTCAGTCCGCGAGATACGGCCAAAACCTAGAGGACAGACTGCAACTCCCCAGAGGCACACACCCTTGGGCGGCCCCTGAATGTCATCGCAATGGAGATAATCTTGTCCCGTTGAGTGATATTATGAGTGCCGATATCTACAGCTATGTGTTGGTTGTCTTCGGTGCTGCTATCGAAGGACCAGATGTTCTCTTCTGGTCCCGAAACTTGAGGGGGCGGCTTGGCGGTGATGGACAGCAAGACCTTGTTGAGCAAGAGCGCTATTCTGCAGAACTTACGTTCTTGCTGTCTCAGAACGCTCGCCAGGGCGTCGACCGACTTGAAATCCATAAGCTCTTGCAGTTTGGATTAGCCATTGACCCAAGAAATAGAGATGGACGCTCAATAATGGCTATCATGTTGGAAACAGACCAAACAATAGAAGAAGGAGAGTTGTTTCGTTCCCCAATACCTCCCTTTGACTCTGTCCAG GCCTGCGCAAGCGTCCAAAGGCTTGAGACGTACCCAATTTGTGTTCAAAACAACGTCATACACGAATGGGAAATCATGGCTCAGGAGCGCCCTATCAACAAGCAGCTGGCTCTCCAGATTGCCAACGCCTTGCTCAACGGATGTGGTAACTATACAGACGCAGAGAGATCCACCAAAGCGTACAATTGGTTGGACCACACACATGTACACGCTTGTTTTGACGGCAACGTACGAGAAGCTCTCTGGCCAGAAGAAGCGGCACTTGACGGCGAAGGGCTGCTTGACGCATTGAGGAGCTGTGCGTTGACTGGGGATCCATACGCTCTGATTGAGCTGCGCGCCAGACTGGATCTTCCTTCCTCCAGCCGGGGCCAAAGTGCGACAGAAAGCATCAATCTAGACGAACCGGAGTACGAAATGGGCGTTATCAAAGAAATTGCTCATAGCCTACCCGCTTATGATTCTCAGGGTGGCGATTGTATTTACAGAATCGTCTACACCCTGGCAAGGCATGGTCGGGATGACGATGCAATTTGGCTGCTAAATGAAGTCGAAGGCCAGATCGTGGAGTGGAAAACCGCATTGCATTTTGCGATTAGCAGGAATAACATTCCTGCCGTCGAATCTCTTCTTAAGAGGCCCGGCTTGAACCCATACAAGTGGTATGATCCAAGGACAACCAACGGCCCAACATATTCAGCGTTCTGCTTAGCAGTTCAACTGAACCTTGTTGACGTCATGCGAATGATAGTGGAGCGCTATCCCCTCTGGCCAGCGCTTACCGCGTCTCATTCTGTAGACGGATGCTCAGTGTCGGTCTGCCATTGTTGCGACCCGAACTGTGTTGACCCAGCCACGGTAAATGGCGAGAACTATCTCATGGCAGCACTGGATCCGGGTCTGAGAGTCGATCGCATGAGGATCCACGGCTCCCGGTACCAAGATGCAATGAACGAAACTGTCAAACTGCTTCATGAAATGGGCGTTCGAATGTGGCCGAAGCCGACGGGCTCATGGGCTGGGAGAAGCGACGTTATCGACATTGCGGCGGAATGTAGTTACCCCTGGCTCTTGACTTTCATATTTTCCTACCCCGAGCTTTTCCCTTGCCTTAAACGCAGTATACAGCCGCAGGTCACAAAATACCCGCTCTGGAAAGCAGTTCTGCGAGGAAACCTGTCGGTAGTCCGCGTGCTTCTTCAGCATAATGCTACAGAGGTGCTGAAAGGAGAGGTGAACGGCTTCTCCTTTCCTACACCATTGCTGCCTCCGCCGGCCACAGAGACCTGGCTATGTGTTGAAGAGATTTGTATGGCTGGAGTCGATCTCAGTCTCCGAGACTCTTATGGACGGACCGCTCTAGAGCTAGCAATCCTAGAAGGGTTCTTCTCGATGGCGGACCGCCTGGTTTGA
- a CDS encoding serine/threonine protein kinase (At least one base has a quality score < 10), producing the protein MTASTYSQCGITDRSVASSASNGSKELETDDHYQVFLSIQRMLRTFSENIVEFPDKSGWTHRIEQPLGAGGCSSVSRVLGKHSWGRNPMAFKRVLPILYEYGGRNTKEEFTVLLNELRVCSVARVRTHPNLNTLNGVSFEPMDPGPDPTLFPALILDPSPLGNLLNLISDPFRMVDGPYWECSVDVANGLKALHENGIVHGDIKCENVLVFAEPENAIRPFCAKLTDFGCSMVLAETEPYAMLKGRTMPYDAPEADRIIPKHILPFSDVYSFGLLVWRVALDGADPFTDPRYWEELIDGERHYRKSNIREAKKGEGLLNYALSTIRDPDLQHAVETADAFCEILNIALRARPEKRDLDRILLAFARNKNNFKTRDFGLSSTGGYILRQFVKAEIGALTGASESQLGLSRWQSLPDTARSKYAAIQALEQDDIDFRGLHFTRHSRVFRSVQKLLKSSETLLSVLGQDVPTLETIAPDSTTHHNSLLPPTDLIANMLSKDFAAAQRAAADECHRMADFLNKQHAWLEPSLTLGSFDEPGGLATHDSASLNEPTKTASPLLMNEPLVAGLDFDLLLSCGLPFTIQKQIYAALSIRIGCVRTSDPSYPRYMVEKAICHLLGFGVAKNHEIYLSALAECYELGYRPAQVILQRVHAALGIALPQNALTSRVFNTVEDAESPVRNAQCETESLCCHLGAEAVGDNLHDAATSGSISTVVELLAEGSSNINCQNAAGDTPLLCACRSGHADVVASLLDAGADAGIVNALGESPLHWIVRVEAREMSALTARLLAHGARVDEVAKVNHGPSPDVANDCLVAGTAIHRAVAHGNKDAVQALLAQDARADIDGGPIIVYDGHSRMCDPIQLACMSHEAEILEMMLDVTPFYPINASCESEVGLLYFAIQCQNTHRRMVRHGSDFYYRMLATIDLLVRRGSTNHVRGDGLTALHLAATHGTADILEHLLTLQPFVGDITTLVEGRSPLHWAIVLGDEVKFDILVHHGADTLHSCPASWLYKADIPILELATRTMRSDFYFVKRLFKINGDLPQREKDVALRTAFVTRQFGLAEFLLKRGADINAQIRHTTLLESILPRRGLGLDGVENYISLCRKYSLEADVVVMPETGDTALHCAAGILPLPSEDRYSRLYTLLFELFPCKSHLEARNSRGFTPLHMAALFRNVVAIKAFVEAGADINSMALFEGVPVGPTLKDLVFTDIFAPNPLYDFDKRSRRKGDRAQGEIIDLLKSSEIRTRAKRSKTLRSQFRRNASPREKRVSDFVSVMTLLPESLPMGFEVSMMEKVCDLLNMGADEELGELVRELEGSMVEHGRSVQWTNLEKIRFLDHQGKAALEKIGILDLYEDIDEADSTS; encoded by the exons ATGACCGCCTCGACCTACAGCCAGTGTGGCATCACCGATCGAAGCGTCGCGAGCTCAGCCAGCAACGGTTCTAAAGAGCTCGAGACAGATGATCATTACCAGGTTTTCCTGTCGATCCAAAGAATGCTTCGAACATTTTCCGAAAATATAGTCGAATTCCCCGACAAATCCGGCTGGACGCATAGGATAGAACAACCCCTTGGTGCTGGGGGCTGTTCCTCTGTATCGCGAGTACTTGGTAAACATTCATGGGGTAGAAACCCCATGGCTTTCAAGCGTGTACTGCCCATTCTCTATGAATATGGGGGGCGGAATACCAAGGAGGAATTCACGGTACTCCTAAATGAGCTACGAGTCTGCTCGGTGGCCAGAGTGCGCACCCACCCGAACCTCAACACCTTGAATGGGGTATCGTTTGAACCAATGGACCCAGGTCCAGATCCGACCTTATTCCCTGCGTTGATCCTTGACCCATCACCATTGGGCAATTTGCTCAATCTTATCTCTGACCCATTTCGAATGGTTGACGGACCCTACTGGGAATGCAGCGTTGATGTTGCAAACGGCCTGAAAGCACTGCATGAGAACGGCATCGTACATGGAGACATCAAGTGCGAAAATGTATTAGTGTTTGCGGAACCAGAAAATGCGATTCGTCCCTTTTGTGCAAAGTTGACGGACTTTGGCTGTTCCATGGTTTTGGCAGAAACCGAACCATACGCCATGTTGAAGGGCCGCACGATGCCTTACGACGCACCGGAGGCTGATAGAATTATCCCGAAGCATATTCTTCCCTTTTCAGATGTCTACTCCTTCGGCCTGTTGGTCTGGCGCGTGGCCCTGGATGGAGCCGATCCCTTTACTGATCCAAGATACTGGGAGGAATTGATAGACGGGGAGAGACACTACAGGAAGTCCAATATTCGCGAAGCAAAGAAAGGCGAAGGCCTTTTGAATTACGCCTTATCAACTATCAGGGACCCCGATCTTCAGCATGCGGTCGAGACGGCTGATGCCTTCTGCGAGATCTTGAACATAGCACTCCGGGCCAGGCCAGAGAAGAGGGACCTGGATCGAATCCTTCTCGCCTTTGCCAGGAACAAGAA CAATTTCAAAACAAGAGACTTCGGCTTGAGCAGCACAGGTGGTTACATCCTTAGGCAATTCGTGAAAGCGGAGATCGGCGCCTTGACAGGAGCTTCTGAATCCCAGTTAGGACTTAGTCGATGGCAATCACTTCCAGACACTGCGCGGTCCAAGTATGCTGCTATTCAAGCCTTGGAGCAAGACGACATAGATTTCCGGGGTCTTCACTTCACCAGACACTCGAGGGTGTTTCGATCAGTCCAGAAGCTGCTGAAATCTTCGGAAACCCTTCTTTCGGTTCTGGGTCAGGATGTTCCTACATTGGAAACTATCGCTCCAGATTCCACAACTCACCACAATTCCCTGCTTCCACCGACAGATTT AATTGCTAACATGCTTTCTAAAGACTTTGCGGCTGCACAGCGTGCGGCAGCCGATGAATGCCATAGAATGGCCGATTTCTTG AACAAACAGCATGCGTGGCTGGAACCCTCGCTGACCCTTGGATCATTTGACGAACCGGGTGGGTTGGCGACTCACGATTCTGCTTCATTGAACGAACCAACCAAAACAGCCTCACCGCTCTTAATGAATGAACCTTTG GTCGCCGGATTGGACTTCGACCTCCTATTATCCTGCGGCCTCCCTTTCACTATCCAGAAACAGATATATGCTGCTCTTTCCATCCGTATCGGATGCGTCCGCACTTCCGACCCCTCCTACCCAAGATACATGGTAGAGAAAGCAATATGTCaccttcttggctttggcgTCGCGAAGAACCACGAAATATATCTGTCGGCGCTTGCCGAATGCTACGAATTAGGGTATCGCCCGGCCCAAGTCATCCTCCAACGAGTTCACGCCGCCCTCGGCATTGCCCTTCCGCAGAATGCGTTGACTTCGCGTGTCTTCAATACAGTGGAAGATGCCGAGTCGCCTGTACGGAACGCACAATGTGAAACAGAGAGCCTTTGTTGTCATCTTGGGGCTGAGGCAGTCGGCGACAATCTTCACGATGCCGCAACGAGCGGCTCAATCTCAACCGTTGTTGAACTGCTTGCTGAAGGCTCCTCGAATATCAATTGTCAAAACGCTGCTGGAGATACGCCTTTACTTTGTGCATGCCGATCCGGCCATGCCGACGTTGTCGCCTCATTACTGGACGCTGGCGCCGATGCCGGAATCGTGAACGCTCTGGGAGAGTCTCCGCTTCATTGGATTGTCAGGGTGGAGGCTCGCGAGATGTCCGCTCTTACGGCCCGGTTGCTAGCCCATGGAGCGAGGGTTGACGAGGTAGCTAAAGTCAACCACGGGCCATCCCCAGACGTGGCAAATGACTGTCTGGTTGCAGGGACTGCAATCCATCGTGCGGTTGCGCATGGTAATAAAGACGCGgtccaagctcttctggcGCAAGACGCTAGGGCAGACATCGATGGCGGCCCAATTATCGTCTATGATGGGCATAGTCGGATGTGCGATCCGATTCAACTCGCATGTATGTCACACGAGGCGGAGATTCTCGAAATGATGCTGGATGTCACCCCGTTTTACCCGATCAACGCAAGCTGTGAATCAGAGGTCGGTCTACTGTACTTTGCTATACAGTGTCAGAATACGCACCGAAGAATGGTCAGACATGGCTCAGACTTTTATTATCGTATGCTGGCTACCATCGACCTTCTCGTGCGCCGCGGGTCGACGAATCACGTTCGCGGTGACGGCCTCACGGCACTACATCTAGCCGCAACTCACGGCACTGCAGACATTTTAGAGCACCTGTTAACATTGCAGCCGTTTGTTGGCGATATCACCACGCTGGTGGAGGGAAGGTCCCCGTTGCACTGGGCCATCGTGTTGGGTGACGAGGTCAAATTCGACATTCTGGTACATCACGGCGCTGACACGCTTCATTCATGTCCTGCAAGTTGGCTCTACAAGGCAGATATACCAATTCTCGAGCTTGCAACACGTACTATGCGGAGCGACTTCTATTTTGTTAAACGACTTTTTAAGATAAATGGAGATCTTCCACAGAGAGAGAAAGACGTGGCTCTGCGCACTGCATTCGTCACACGCCAATTCGGCCTTGCGGAGTTTTTACTGAAAAGGGGCGCCGATATAAATGCACAAATTCGCCATACGACGCTGCTTGAAAGTATTCTACCGCGGAGAGGCCTCGGTCTCGATGGAGTCGAGAACTACATCTCTTTGTGCAGAAAGTATTCCCTGGAAGCTGATGTCGTTGTGATGCCTGAAACCGGGGATACCGCCCTTCATTGTGCTGCGGGCATTCTGCCGCTGCCCTCCGAGGACAGGTACTCTCGACTTTACACTCTACTGTTTGAGCTTTTTCCCTGCAAGTCCCATCTGGAAGCGAGGAACTCTAGGGGATTCACACCTCTTCACATGGCGGCGCTTTTCCGTAATGTTGTAGCTATCAAAGCCTTTGTTGAGGCTGGAGCAGATATCAACAGCATGGCGCTGTTCGAGGGAGTCCCCGTTGGACCAACCCTGAAGGACCTGGTATTCACCGATATATTTGCACCGAACCCCCTTTACGACTTTGATAAACGCAGCCGCAGAAAGGGTGATCGTGCGCAAGGGGAAATCATTGACCTTCTGAAATCATCAGAAATTCGTACCCGCGCAAAACGCAGCAAGACATTGCGGAGTCAATTCCGCAGGAATGCAAGTCCGCGAGAAAAGAGAGTATCGGACTTTGTTAGTGTCATGACGCTGCTTCCGGAGAGTCTCCCCATGGGATTTGAAGTATCGATGATGGAGAAAGTGTGCGACTTGCTAAATATGGGAGCGGATGAGGAACTTGGGGAACTTGTTCGTGAGCTAGAGGGTTCCATGGTAGAGCATGGAAGGAGCGTCCAGTGGACTAATTTAGAGAAAATCCGGTTTCTGGATCACCAGGGGAAGGCTGCCCTAGAGAAGATCGGTATTCTCGACCTCTATGAGGATATAGATGAAGCAGATTCAACGTCGTAA